The following are encoded in a window of Brevibacillus sp. DP1.3A genomic DNA:
- a CDS encoding glycine betaine ABC transporter substrate-binding protein: MKKGALKGLAVALGLSMVMAGCSNAGTPQGNQPAEGNTGTSAPNSVGAQVDHKIIGIDPGAGLMKATEKAMKDYDLKDWELVEGSSAAMTAALTQAYKDKKPIIVTGWTPHWMFSKFEMKYLEDPKGTFGKDEQIHTIVRKGLKEEHPSAYAFLDKFSWTPADMEKVMLDIEGGKKPEEAAAEWVKNNEATVNKWVEGIQPAEGKKLTLAYVAWDSEIASTNVVKTVLEQKLKYKVELSQVEAGPMWVGVSNGDVDGMVAAWLPTTHADYMEKLGKDVEDLGPNLQGTKLGLAVPAYMEINSIEDLKK, translated from the coding sequence ATGAAAAAAGGCGCCTTGAAAGGGCTGGCAGTCGCACTCGGACTCAGTATGGTGATGGCAGGATGTTCAAATGCGGGAACACCGCAGGGAAATCAGCCTGCCGAGGGCAATACCGGTACGTCTGCACCGAATAGCGTTGGGGCACAAGTGGATCATAAAATTATCGGAATCGATCCTGGCGCTGGTCTGATGAAAGCGACGGAAAAAGCCATGAAAGACTACGATCTGAAAGATTGGGAACTGGTGGAGGGCTCCAGTGCAGCGATGACGGCAGCTCTGACACAAGCCTACAAAGACAAAAAGCCGATTATCGTGACAGGCTGGACACCTCACTGGATGTTCTCCAAGTTTGAGATGAAATACCTCGAAGATCCGAAAGGCACTTTCGGGAAGGATGAACAAATTCATACCATCGTGCGCAAAGGACTGAAGGAGGAGCACCCAAGTGCGTATGCGTTCCTCGATAAGTTTTCGTGGACACCTGCGGACATGGAAAAAGTGATGCTCGATATCGAGGGCGGCAAAAAGCCGGAAGAGGCAGCAGCCGAATGGGTGAAAAACAATGAGGCTACCGTCAACAAGTGGGTAGAAGGCATCCAGCCTGCAGAAGGCAAAAAATTGACGCTCGCCTACGTCGCGTGGGATTCTGAAATCGCCAGCACGAATGTGGTGAAGACGGTTCTGGAGCAAAAGTTGAAATACAAGGTGGAGCTTAGCCAAGTAGAAGCCGGCCCAATGTGGGTAGGTGTATCAAACGGCGATGTGGACGGAATGGTAGCAGCTTGGCTGCCAACGACGCACGCAGACTACATGGAAAAGCTGGGTAAAGACGTAGAGGATCTCGGTCCGAACCTGCAAGGAACCAAGCTGGGCTTGGCTGTTCCAGCCTATATGGAGATCAACTCCATTGAAGATTTGAAGAAGTAA
- a CDS encoding proline/glycine betaine ABC transporter permease, whose product MSQNQLFPKLPLDSWIETIVDGLEEHLGFLFDFISAVIGGTVDLFSWILTGIPFWVLIILFTLLAYRAGKVAIALFTFIGLLLIQNLGYWEHSMETLALVLTAGLISVIIGIPVGIWCAKNDSVQKVVTPLLDFMQTMPAFVYLIPAIFFFGLGKVPGVIASVIFAMPPTIRLTNLGIRQVPADLIEASEAFGSTYWQKLTKVQLPIAKTTMMAGINQSIMLALSMVVIASMIGAKGLGADVYRAVTQIKIGEGFEAGLAIVILAILLDRLTQSVGKRKNA is encoded by the coding sequence ATGAGTCAAAACCAACTTTTTCCGAAGCTGCCGCTCGACAGTTGGATAGAAACGATTGTAGATGGACTGGAAGAGCATTTGGGCTTCTTGTTCGACTTCATATCAGCTGTAATCGGTGGAACCGTTGACTTGTTTTCGTGGATTCTAACAGGAATCCCGTTTTGGGTCCTGATCATTTTGTTTACGCTGCTGGCGTATCGTGCTGGCAAAGTGGCAATTGCTCTTTTTACCTTCATTGGACTTCTTCTGATTCAGAATCTGGGTTATTGGGAGCATTCAATGGAAACACTTGCGCTGGTATTGACGGCAGGGTTGATCTCGGTGATTATCGGGATTCCCGTTGGTATCTGGTGCGCGAAGAATGATTCCGTGCAAAAGGTCGTCACACCGCTGCTTGATTTCATGCAGACGATGCCGGCGTTTGTGTACTTGATTCCTGCCATCTTTTTCTTTGGGCTCGGTAAAGTACCGGGGGTTATCGCTTCTGTCATTTTTGCGATGCCACCGACGATCCGTCTGACCAACCTGGGAATTCGTCAAGTTCCTGCCGATCTGATCGAGGCTTCTGAAGCGTTCGGTTCTACCTACTGGCAAAAGCTGACGAAGGTACAGCTACCGATTGCCAAGACGACAATGATGGCCGGGATTAACCAGAGCATTATGCTCGCGCTGTCCATGGTCGTGATTGCCTCCATGATTGGAGCGAAGGGCTTGGGGGCGGACGTGTATCGTGCCGTAACACAGATTAAGATCGGTGAAGGTTTTGAGGCGGGTCTGGCCATCGTTATATTGGCGATTCTGCTGGATCGTCTCACGCAAAGTGTTGGAAAGAGAAAAAACGCGTAG
- a CDS encoding YfbK domain-containing protein, whose protein sequence is MRIGIKGKELHAQERKPANLVFVIDVSGSMNQENRLELVKKSLHVLVDQLQPTDSVGIVVYGSEGRVLLPPTSAEDKQAILSAIDELQPEGSTNAEEGLVLGYEMAARSFKPTAINRVILCSDGVANVGETGAEGILRSIEDYARKDIYLSTFGFGMGNYNDVLMEQLANKGEGNYAYIDTFSEARRIFTESLTGTLQTIARDVKIQVEFDPKKVDSYRLIGYENRDVRDKDFRNDKTDAGEIGAGHSVTALYEVKLASPAHTDLGTVRVRYHHASSQKVEELSEPVKGQNTLSPDVTFLAAVAEYGEILRESPYAERSSLGDVLKLAEATATGEEQLEFVRLVKDSMAISRN, encoded by the coding sequence GTGCGAATCGGGATCAAAGGAAAGGAATTACACGCCCAAGAGCGGAAGCCCGCTAATCTCGTCTTTGTCATTGACGTATCTGGCTCGATGAATCAAGAAAATCGTTTAGAGCTGGTGAAAAAGAGCTTACATGTTCTTGTCGATCAACTCCAACCTACAGATTCAGTAGGGATCGTCGTCTATGGATCAGAGGGACGCGTTCTTTTGCCTCCAACCTCTGCCGAAGACAAACAGGCGATTTTATCAGCCATCGATGAGCTGCAACCCGAAGGCTCCACTAATGCGGAAGAAGGTCTGGTCCTCGGTTATGAAATGGCGGCCCGTTCCTTCAAGCCTACTGCCATTAACAGGGTGATTTTATGCTCCGACGGGGTAGCCAATGTCGGAGAAACAGGGGCCGAGGGCATTTTGCGTTCGATCGAGGACTATGCGCGAAAAGACATTTACTTGAGCACTTTTGGCTTTGGGATGGGAAATTATAATGATGTCCTGATGGAGCAGCTGGCGAACAAAGGAGAAGGCAACTACGCCTACATTGATACGTTTTCCGAGGCGCGCCGCATTTTTACGGAATCATTGACAGGCACCCTCCAAACGATCGCTCGTGACGTAAAAATTCAGGTAGAATTCGACCCTAAGAAGGTAGACTCGTATCGCTTGATCGGTTATGAGAACCGCGATGTCCGCGACAAAGATTTTCGCAACGACAAGACAGATGCGGGCGAGATCGGCGCTGGACATAGTGTGACCGCTCTTTATGAAGTAAAGCTCGCTTCCCCTGCCCATACAGATCTCGGGACGGTTCGCGTGCGCTATCATCATGCCTCTTCCCAAAAAGTAGAGGAACTCTCCGAACCCGTGAAGGGGCAAAATACCTTGTCTCCTGATGTGACGTTCCTTGCTGCTGTAGCAGAGTACGGGGAAATATTGCGAGAGAGTCCGTATGCCGAAAGAAGCTCCCTTGGCGATGTACTCAAACTGGCGGAAGCCACAGCCACTGGAGAGGAACAACTCGAATTTGTCCGCTTGGTAAAAGATAGCATGGCGATCAGCAGGAACTAA
- a CDS encoding glycine betaine/L-proline ABC transporter ATP-binding protein — protein MPKIKVENLTKIFGRQPQRALSQVKQGKTKQEILKETGLTLGVNQASFEVHAGEIFVIMGLSGSGKSTLVRLLNRLIEPTEGKILIDGTDIVSMNTEQLQDVRRKKLGMVFQKFALFPHRTVLENAEYGLEIQGMPKAEREAKARKSLTLVGLGGWEASYPDQLSGGMQQRVGLARALTNEPDVLLMDEAFSALDPLIRKDMQDELLELQSTMQKTIIFITHDLDEALKIGDRIALMKDGAIVQIGSPEEIMTNPANEYVERFVEDVDRSKVLSAEKVMKRAETITLDRGPRVALQMMRERGVSSLYVVDKRKTLLGVLTADAVNGAKEAGQSLESVLRTEVPTVGPQTLLNEMFDLVAFSDIPVAVTGEQNRLLGVIVKGAVLGGLAGKVNQQVPEPTIEEGQVNPS, from the coding sequence ATGCCCAAGATCAAAGTAGAGAATTTGACCAAAATCTTTGGACGCCAACCCCAACGCGCATTGTCCCAGGTGAAGCAGGGGAAGACCAAGCAAGAAATCTTGAAGGAAACGGGTCTTACCCTTGGGGTGAATCAAGCGAGTTTTGAGGTGCATGCAGGCGAGATATTCGTCATCATGGGGCTTTCGGGAAGCGGGAAGTCGACCTTGGTTCGATTGTTGAACCGGTTGATTGAACCAACAGAAGGCAAAATCCTGATTGACGGTACGGATATCGTCAGTATGAACACCGAGCAGTTACAGGATGTAAGAAGAAAGAAGCTGGGAATGGTATTTCAAAAGTTCGCCTTGTTCCCTCACAGGACAGTACTTGAAAATGCGGAGTACGGCCTGGAGATTCAAGGGATGCCAAAGGCCGAGCGTGAGGCAAAAGCGAGAAAGTCACTCACACTCGTCGGACTTGGCGGTTGGGAAGCAAGCTACCCGGATCAGCTGAGTGGCGGGATGCAGCAGCGTGTGGGCCTCGCCCGTGCACTCACGAATGAACCCGATGTGCTGTTGATGGATGAGGCATTCAGTGCCTTGGACCCGCTGATTCGCAAGGACATGCAGGATGAGCTGTTGGAATTGCAGAGCACCATGCAGAAGACCATTATTTTCATTACGCATGATCTGGACGAAGCATTGAAGATCGGGGATCGAATCGCTCTGATGAAAGACGGAGCGATCGTACAGATCGGCTCGCCGGAAGAAATCATGACCAATCCAGCAAACGAATACGTAGAACGCTTCGTAGAGGATGTGGATCGTTCCAAGGTGTTGTCCGCTGAAAAAGTCATGAAGCGGGCAGAGACGATCACACTGGACAGAGGGCCTCGCGTCGCATTGCAAATGATGCGTGAGCGCGGTGTCTCCAGTTTGTACGTGGTGGATAAACGAAAAACATTGCTGGGTGTGCTGACGGCAGACGCAGTAAACGGAGCAAAGGAAGCAGGACAGTCGCTGGAATCTGTGCTGCGAACTGAGGTACCAACTGTCGGACCACAGACGCTTCTCAATGAGATGTTTGACCTTGTCGCGTTTTCAGATATTCCCGTGGCGGTTACAGGAGAACAAAATCGTCTGTTGGGCGTGATTGTAAAAGGAGCCGTCTTGGGTGGATTGGCAGGAAAAGTAAATCAACAAGTTCCAGAGCCAACGATTGAAGAGGGGCAGGTGAATCCATCATGA
- a CDS encoding helix-turn-helix domain-containing protein gives MEQITYALSFIEKQLTEKVTLDEVASAAGYSKYHFQRLFFHVTGETVGQYISKRRLTEAAKALLLEQKSVTEVAFTYGFDSHEAFTRAFTKRFGLPPSALRRSGKMPRYTMLERIELSYLENIQLQSIEPVYVPAHEELNLVGYSSTTRSTADIVHCWNQLGQKIEVQKNQKRYGVIRYPDAFGLSLSFAYFAGIHTTEQVGTEGLESLTLPASGYLVFPHKGSVQNLKLTYQYIYGSWMTHASASDQLYARYDFEYYDHRFLGNDHPDSLCFIYIPVLARE, from the coding sequence ATGGAGCAAATAACATATGCCCTCTCTTTTATTGAGAAGCAGTTAACGGAAAAAGTCACACTCGATGAAGTGGCATCAGCCGCCGGATATTCCAAGTACCATTTTCAACGGTTGTTTTTTCACGTGACAGGAGAAACCGTCGGCCAATACATTTCGAAGAGACGCTTGACCGAGGCTGCCAAAGCACTGTTGCTAGAGCAAAAGAGCGTGACGGAGGTCGCCTTTACATACGGCTTTGATTCTCACGAAGCCTTTACTCGCGCCTTTACCAAACGCTTTGGCCTGCCTCCTTCTGCACTTAGGCGATCTGGAAAAATGCCTCGGTACACAATGCTGGAGCGTATCGAGCTATCATATTTAGAAAATATTCAGCTGCAATCGATTGAACCCGTCTATGTCCCTGCCCACGAAGAACTGAACCTGGTAGGCTACTCCTCCACTACCCGTTCGACAGCAGATATTGTCCATTGCTGGAACCAATTGGGTCAGAAAATCGAGGTGCAGAAGAACCAGAAGCGTTATGGCGTCATTCGCTACCCGGATGCTTTCGGGCTTTCGTTGAGCTTTGCCTATTTTGCTGGCATACACACTACGGAGCAGGTTGGCACAGAAGGTTTGGAATCACTCACGCTGCCTGCATCTGGTTATCTTGTTTTCCCTCACAAAGGATCGGTGCAAAATCTCAAACTGACGTATCAATACATATACGGGAGCTGGATGACACATGCATCCGCATCCGACCAGCTTTATGCCCGATACGATTTTGAATACTACGATCACCGCTTTCTCGGAAATGACCATCCTGATTCGCTTTGCTTCATTTATATACCCGTTCTAGCCCGAGAATAG
- a CDS encoding YwbE family protein — translation MNGKNRKDIVAGLEVEIVLKQDQRTGKRTRGIVKDILTNSSTHPHGIKVRLTDGQVGRVQEIIQKGE, via the coding sequence ATGAACGGAAAAAACCGAAAAGATATCGTAGCAGGTCTTGAAGTCGAGATTGTATTGAAACAGGACCAACGCACTGGCAAGCGCACCCGTGGGATCGTCAAGGATATCCTGACGAACTCCAGCACACATCCGCATGGAATCAAGGTTCGTTTGACAGATGGACAAGTGGGGAGAGTGCAAGAGATTATCCAAAAAGGAGAGTAA
- a CDS encoding NUDIX domain-containing protein codes for MSTTIAVPRLGVGAVILNDKNELLLVLRNRDPEKNTWSIPGGKVDPYEQLETSVIREIKEEVNLDVEVKALLCTAETIRPESAEHWVSVIYEVTILSGEARNLEEGGAIGDMRWFSLDALPSNLACFAVPAIEHLQSRNRS; via the coding sequence ATGTCTACTACTATAGCTGTACCAAGATTGGGCGTAGGAGCTGTCATCCTAAACGACAAGAATGAGCTTTTACTGGTTTTGCGAAACAGAGATCCAGAGAAGAATACGTGGAGCATTCCCGGGGGAAAAGTTGATCCCTATGAACAACTGGAGACGAGTGTCATCCGTGAGATCAAAGAAGAAGTCAATCTCGATGTCGAGGTAAAGGCCCTGCTATGCACCGCAGAAACCATCCGCCCGGAGAGTGCCGAGCATTGGGTTTCGGTCATTTACGAAGTCACGATCCTGAGTGGAGAAGCACGTAATTTAGAGGAAGGCGGGGCGATTGGAGACATGCGCTGGTTTTCACTCGATGCACTTCCGTCGAATCTAGCTTGCTTCGCCGTACCAGCTATCGAGCATTTGCAGAGCCGGAACCGTTCATGA
- a CDS encoding DUF1254 domain-containing protein — MLLLLKKRLTLIVSMLCMTLHLSGLSFAKETTNVPSIQQSHLSQTKSFLPSQERLAYSLGIQAYIYGYPLVMSAKTMEAMVKNRAPINQFYYADTLASPAYRDIVTPNSDTLYMSAWLDLSETPVRLTVPANPQNRYYTVQMLDAYTNTFRNVSNRSTKQQAGQYIIASPQWKGPTPAHIPVIYAPTNTVWLIGRVEVKGEADLPQAVSFEKQIAIAPVHPKLQTAHVPEALPPDVLSSLSFFQVMTKWIQSNPPPECDRVLLDQFAQAGIDVQKGFDPSALGPAKLAGLQGALQDAPSIVQNGFPGYASFRNGWGSFSPIGTYGNQLLSRSFIAYSGIGANVPREEAYYRALTDGLGKPLTGAKSYTLHFTKEQLPKTSAFWSINVYDNQLFLAKTATDRASVRSNTGTLAYNPDGSLDLYLQQQPPKGKEGNWLPLPKGEFNLVLRVFAPEPATLDKQHAWPAVTESNPIP; from the coding sequence ATGCTTCTATTATTGAAAAAGCGCCTGACACTGATCGTTTCTATGCTTTGCATGACGCTTCACCTGTCCGGACTGTCCTTTGCAAAAGAGACAACAAACGTTCCATCTATCCAACAATCACATCTCTCCCAAACGAAGTCGTTTCTTCCATCGCAGGAGAGGCTTGCCTACTCGCTCGGTATTCAAGCATACATCTATGGCTATCCATTAGTGATGTCCGCCAAAACGATGGAAGCCATGGTCAAAAATCGGGCGCCAATCAACCAGTTTTATTATGCGGACACACTCGCTTCCCCAGCTTATCGGGATATCGTGACGCCGAACTCCGATACATTGTATATGAGCGCATGGCTGGATTTGTCAGAGACGCCAGTCCGCTTGACTGTCCCCGCTAATCCGCAAAACCGCTACTATACCGTGCAAATGCTGGATGCGTACACAAATACGTTTCGCAATGTCTCCAATCGTTCCACTAAACAGCAGGCCGGGCAATACATCATTGCAAGCCCACAATGGAAAGGGCCTACCCCTGCCCATATACCTGTGATCTACGCCCCTACGAATACCGTTTGGCTCATTGGACGTGTCGAGGTAAAGGGTGAAGCTGATTTGCCGCAGGCTGTCTCGTTTGAAAAACAAATCGCGATTGCCCCTGTCCACCCAAAATTGCAAACGGCACATGTTCCCGAAGCGCTTCCCCCTGATGTGTTGTCATCCCTTTCCTTTTTTCAAGTCATGACGAAATGGATCCAGAGCAATCCCCCTCCCGAATGTGATCGCGTCCTGCTCGATCAATTCGCTCAAGCCGGGATCGATGTCCAAAAAGGCTTTGATCCTTCCGCGCTCGGTCCAGCCAAGCTTGCAGGCCTACAGGGTGCCTTACAGGATGCTCCGTCCATCGTGCAAAATGGCTTTCCCGGCTACGCCTCCTTCCGTAATGGATGGGGCTCCTTTTCCCCCATTGGCACATATGGAAATCAGCTTCTCTCCCGTTCCTTTATCGCCTATTCCGGTATTGGAGCCAATGTACCGAGAGAGGAAGCCTATTATCGTGCATTGACAGATGGATTAGGAAAACCACTGACGGGAGCCAAAAGCTATACGCTGCATTTTACAAAAGAACAGCTTCCCAAGACGTCTGCATTCTGGTCGATCAACGTCTATGACAACCAACTGTTTTTAGCCAAAACAGCGACAGATCGCGCATCGGTTCGCAGCAATACAGGAACGCTAGCGTACAATCCAGATGGCTCCCTCGATCTGTATTTGCAACAGCAACCGCCCAAAGGCAAAGAAGGCAACTGGCTCCCGCTCCCTAAAGGCGAGTTCAATCTCGTTTTGCGGGTATTTGCACCGGAGCCTGCAACGCTGGACAAACAGCACGCTTGGCCGGCTGTCACGGAAAGCAACCCAATACCGTAA
- a CDS encoding DedA family protein — MEVAVEQHLDLFLMKYGYVGIFFSLTLGVVGLPIPDEVLMTYAGYAVSRGVLHMPFTVLSAFLGAAVGITISYAIAWKWGLPLLMKVGPYLHISPKKIESTQKLFAKYGPYLLLIGYFLPGVRHITAYLAGVSAMGFRRFAFFAYAGAFLWSVTFLLLGQALEKEWLKVVVYIRHYGITFLLISSAIGMMVYIWMRYRRDTRA, encoded by the coding sequence TTGGAGGTAGCCGTGGAGCAGCATTTGGACCTTTTTTTGATGAAATATGGATATGTCGGCATCTTTTTTTCGCTCACACTTGGTGTTGTAGGGCTCCCCATACCCGATGAGGTACTGATGACATACGCTGGCTATGCGGTTTCCCGTGGTGTTTTGCACATGCCGTTTACAGTGCTGAGCGCCTTTTTGGGAGCGGCAGTAGGGATTACGATCAGCTATGCCATCGCGTGGAAGTGGGGGCTGCCGTTGCTGATGAAGGTTGGACCGTACTTGCATATTTCGCCGAAAAAAATAGAGTCAACCCAAAAGCTGTTTGCCAAGTACGGTCCATACCTGTTATTGATCGGCTATTTTTTGCCTGGCGTCCGTCATATTACCGCCTATTTGGCAGGGGTCTCCGCGATGGGGTTTCGACGATTTGCTTTTTTTGCTTACGCAGGCGCATTTCTTTGGAGTGTCACTTTTTTACTGTTGGGACAGGCGCTTGAGAAAGAGTGGCTCAAGGTTGTCGTTTATATACGTCATTACGGCATCACATTTTTGCTAATCAGTTCGGCGATTGGAATGATGGTTTATATTTGGATGAGATACAGGCGCGACACCAGAGCCTAG
- a CDS encoding amidase: MKELTYLTATEMGTWIRERKISAEEATRHIFKRIDSLNGKVNAIVAYDEKAAIETAKQADKEIGEGNYRGPLHGVPITIKDSFATTGLATTSGFPPLKGYIPQHDAAVVSRLKQAGAIILGKTNVPPLLMDMQTDNDIYGRTNNPWNLERTTGGSSGGSAAAVAAGLSYLDIGSDIGGSLRVPAHFCGVLSLKPTEGAVPARGHMPGFEGMSDFTSSRHLACYGPLARSIEDLEVAFSIISGGNDNAGLPHGPQVLPLTIQKQPLRIRWMEEMPGYPTSRAIRDQLRRFVKMLEQQGMRVEQVTAPPLDVRKTWETWGKIIDAELNSTTPPLIRGFAHLLTMPIYRQLPTATMLIPLTFKNYMRVLTIREQLIRGFEQFMADCDLFLCPVSCTTAFPHMAKSKMWGYKPLYNKPLYVDENPQNYWAATTFYTNLFNVTGSPVVTMPIGFDVQGLPIGIQCVGKRWRDRELLQGASKLYATCPEWRAPEISVEPH; the protein is encoded by the coding sequence ATGAAAGAACTGACCTATTTGACAGCAACGGAGATGGGCACTTGGATTCGCGAGCGGAAAATAAGCGCAGAGGAAGCTACCCGGCATATTTTTAAACGAATCGACTCCCTCAATGGCAAAGTGAATGCCATCGTCGCGTATGATGAAAAAGCTGCGATCGAAACCGCCAAACAAGCAGATAAAGAAATAGGGGAAGGCAACTATCGTGGGCCTCTTCACGGGGTACCAATCACAATCAAAGATTCTTTTGCCACAACAGGACTCGCCACGACTTCTGGTTTCCCACCTCTAAAAGGGTACATTCCACAACACGACGCAGCAGTCGTTAGCAGACTGAAGCAGGCAGGAGCCATCATCCTGGGCAAAACGAATGTCCCTCCTCTTCTGATGGACATGCAAACAGACAATGATATTTACGGCAGGACGAATAATCCGTGGAATCTGGAGAGAACAACAGGCGGAAGCAGCGGAGGATCGGCAGCCGCAGTTGCTGCCGGGCTTTCCTATTTGGATATTGGCAGTGACATTGGCGGATCGTTGCGTGTTCCGGCTCATTTCTGTGGCGTACTTAGCTTGAAGCCGACAGAAGGAGCCGTTCCGGCAAGAGGACACATGCCCGGCTTTGAAGGAATGTCTGATTTTACATCGTCTCGTCACTTGGCCTGCTATGGTCCTTTGGCCCGATCGATCGAGGATCTGGAAGTGGCGTTTTCCATCATCAGTGGTGGAAACGACAACGCTGGCCTGCCTCATGGACCACAAGTCTTGCCCCTGACCATCCAGAAACAGCCCCTACGCATTCGCTGGATGGAGGAGATGCCCGGCTACCCGACGAGTCGAGCCATTCGCGATCAGTTGCGTCGCTTTGTCAAAATGCTGGAGCAACAAGGCATGCGCGTAGAACAAGTGACGGCACCCCCCTTAGATGTACGCAAAACTTGGGAAACATGGGGAAAAATCATCGACGCGGAGTTAAACTCTACGACACCTCCACTCATTCGTGGTTTTGCTCATCTCCTAACGATGCCGATTTACCGCCAGCTTCCCACGGCTACCATGCTCATCCCGCTGACGTTCAAAAACTACATGCGTGTCTTAACCATTCGGGAGCAGCTCATTCGCGGCTTTGAGCAATTCATGGCAGACTGTGACTTGTTCTTGTGTCCGGTTAGCTGCACGACAGCTTTCCCACATATGGCAAAATCGAAAATGTGGGGCTACAAGCCGCTTTACAACAAACCGCTGTACGTAGACGAGAACCCGCAAAACTACTGGGCCGCTACGACTTTTTATACGAATCTGTTTAATGTAACCGGAAGTCCGGTCGTAACGATGCCGATTGGTTTTGATGTGCAAGGTCTTCCTATTGGCATACAGTGTGTGGGCAAGCGATGGCGTGATAGGGAATTGCTACAGGGAGCGTCGAAATTGTATGCGACCTGCCCAGAGTGGCGGGCGCCTGAAATTTCTGTGGAGCCGCATTGA
- a CDS encoding cysteine hydrolase family protein — translation MIRKTALLIIDAQVGIIEGQFGPVYQPATLVQTLKKVREDAYSKDIPVLYVQDDDVGEVGSDDNAIHPEIAPLPSETVIRKLATDSFHGTDLHEKLQSLGINHLVIMGCKTEYCIDSACRKATTLGYDVTLVKDGHSTSDNQVLSAEQIIAHHNTCLHGLGNIEPFILVRESTEDVFAPTHDTYR, via the coding sequence TTGATTCGAAAAACAGCTCTACTGATTATTGATGCGCAAGTGGGAATTATCGAGGGACAATTTGGGCCTGTTTATCAGCCGGCTACACTTGTCCAAACATTGAAAAAAGTAAGAGAAGATGCCTACAGCAAGGATATTCCTGTGCTATACGTTCAGGATGATGATGTCGGAGAAGTCGGTTCAGACGACAATGCCATCCACCCTGAGATCGCCCCTCTGCCATCAGAAACGGTGATTCGAAAACTAGCGACAGACTCGTTTCACGGAACAGACCTGCACGAAAAGTTACAATCACTCGGGATTAACCACCTCGTCATCATGGGCTGCAAAACCGAGTATTGTATCGACAGCGCCTGCCGCAAAGCGACGACACTCGGCTATGATGTGACGCTCGTCAAAGACGGGCACTCTACATCGGACAATCAGGTACTGTCAGCAGAACAAATCATCGCCCATCACAATACATGCTTGCATGGATTGGGGAATATTGAACCATTTATTTTGGTACGGGAATCAACGGAGGATGTCTTCGCCCCTACCCATGATACTTACCGCTAA
- a CDS encoding GbsR/MarR family transcriptional regulator — MDTNQEKILEKAQERVIETLARNMDLYGITMSTGLLYGTLLFQDKSMTLDEMGEALGMSKTSMSTGVRTLMDLNMVEKIWKKGTRKDHYEVNLDWYQNFIDLFSVKWRHACEHNVHALKKSLLELRALQKSEELTEEVKEQVDLSIKRIENGLEYYLWLSRLIDSFESHDIFQFVPKKENES, encoded by the coding sequence ATGGATACCAATCAAGAAAAAATCCTCGAAAAAGCTCAGGAACGCGTGATTGAAACGCTAGCTCGCAACATGGATCTGTATGGAATTACCATGTCAACGGGACTGCTGTATGGCACATTGCTCTTTCAGGACAAGTCAATGACACTCGATGAGATGGGCGAAGCACTGGGCATGAGCAAAACCAGCATGAGCACTGGCGTCCGCACATTGATGGACTTAAATATGGTAGAAAAGATATGGAAAAAAGGGACACGGAAGGATCATTACGAGGTCAACCTGGATTGGTACCAGAACTTCATCGACCTCTTTTCCGTGAAGTGGCGACACGCCTGTGAACATAATGTACACGCCTTGAAAAAGTCGCTCCTTGAGCTTCGCGCTCTCCAGAAATCCGAGGAGCTTACGGAAGAAGTTAAGGAACAGGTTGACCTTAGTATCAAGCGCATTGAAAATGGGTTGGAATATTATCTGTGGCTATCCCGTTTGATCGACTCCTTCGAATCACATGATATCTTTCAGTTTGTACCGAAAAAGGAAAATGAATCATAA